One region of Desulfuromonas sp. genomic DNA includes:
- a CDS encoding histidine kinase: MARHFFKFVNNLRIRWKMMVMVLPLVLIPIMMVGAIVGYIGHQQARRGITQTSMDDLDHLANFSIDLLDAHYQQYHLYRQDKKAAAEQELRNLTNLAYSLVEAEHHQHLSGDLDLVSAKKAARRVLKRVQVGESGYIYAMKSDGTLTVHIAREGENIFKEQDDDGEYFIRKMSENARRAEPGKVMTTIYPWRNRELGDIEPRMKMVAYRYFEPWDWIIATGGYIDETYENQEFEKRAFAELKRKIKAKKVGQTGYIYCLDRKGNLTIHPDAEGENILDVVDSNGRQFVRAMVEKTSGWIRYDWKNSSDPRPRRKIVRYLHFEPWDWIVAVGSYEDEFYAEANLIKGRILSSMAIISLFTALIAAFMVFLAAKVLTDPIRHMTAVVRNVRKGNFRQRMVVNSQDELGELASTFNRMTRMLRRNRKLEADLAQQGKMASLGVLSSGVAHEINNPLGVILGYAGYLEKKMSPDDQSYHFIGEIKRESKRCKKIVQDLLNYARTPQPEFRDENINELLTQIIDFAANHTDLRRVEIIRQFDPDLPTVQVDADQIRQVAINLILNAGGAMPSGGKLTITTTTEDTSALITFTDTGCGIREEDLDEVFEPFFTTKERGTGLGLAITRQIIDQHQGTIGIISEPGRGTTISIELPFVREVI, translated from the coding sequence ATGGCACGTCATTTTTTCAAATTTGTCAACAATCTCCGCATCCGCTGGAAAATGATGGTCATGGTTTTGCCCCTGGTCCTGATTCCGATCATGATGGTCGGTGCCATTGTCGGTTACATTGGCCATCAGCAGGCCCGGCGCGGTATCACCCAGACCAGCATGGATGATCTTGACCATCTTGCCAATTTCAGTATCGACCTGCTTGATGCCCACTACCAGCAGTACCATCTCTACCGTCAGGATAAAAAAGCCGCTGCCGAGCAGGAACTCAGGAACCTGACCAATCTTGCCTACAGTCTCGTTGAAGCCGAGCACCACCAGCATCTTTCCGGTGATCTCGACCTGGTCAGCGCAAAAAAGGCGGCCCGGCGGGTCTTGAAACGGGTTCAGGTCGGCGAAAGCGGTTATATATATGCGATGAAAAGCGACGGGACCCTGACCGTACATATCGCCCGCGAAGGGGAAAACATCTTCAAGGAACAGGATGATGACGGCGAGTACTTTATCCGGAAAATGAGTGAAAATGCGCGCCGGGCTGAACCCGGAAAGGTTATGACCACCATCTATCCGTGGCGGAATCGGGAACTTGGGGATATTGAACCACGGATGAAGATGGTTGCTTATCGCTACTTTGAGCCGTGGGACTGGATCATCGCCACCGGCGGTTATATCGACGAAACATACGAAAATCAGGAATTTGAAAAACGGGCCTTTGCTGAACTGAAACGGAAAATCAAGGCCAAGAAAGTCGGCCAGACCGGCTATATCTACTGCCTCGACCGCAAAGGCAACCTGACCATTCATCCCGATGCCGAAGGGGAAAACATTCTCGACGTCGTCGATTCCAATGGGCGTCAATTCGTCCGCGCCATGGTTGAGAAGACCTCGGGATGGATCCGCTACGACTGGAAGAATTCATCCGACCCCCGCCCGCGCCGGAAAATAGTCCGCTATCTTCACTTTGAGCCATGGGACTGGATTGTCGCCGTCGGCTCGTATGAAGATGAGTTCTATGCCGAGGCCAACCTGATCAAGGGACGTATTCTCTCGAGCATGGCAATTATATCGCTTTTCACAGCCCTGATCGCGGCCTTTATGGTTTTTCTTGCTGCCAAGGTTCTTACCGATCCAATACGCCACATGACTGCAGTCGTGCGCAACGTCCGCAAGGGGAATTTCAGACAAAGAATGGTAGTCAATTCCCAGGATGAACTCGGCGAACTCGCTTCGACCTTCAACCGGATGACCCGGATGCTGCGCCGCAACCGGAAACTTGAGGCCGATCTTGCCCAGCAGGGAAAAATGGCGTCCCTCGGGGTCCTCTCGTCCGGCGTCGCCCACGAAATCAACAATCCGCTCGGGGTCATACTCGGCTATGCCGGCTACCTCGAAAAAAAGATGAGCCCGGATGATCAAAGCTATCACTTCATCGGCGAGATTAAACGCGAAAGTAAACGCTGCAAAAAAATTGTCCAGGATCTGCTCAACTACGCCAGAACGCCGCAACCTGAATTCAGGGACGAAAACATCAATGAACTGCTTACACAGATTATCGACTTTGCCGCCAACCACACAGATTTGCGCCGGGTCGAAATCATCCGGCAGTTCGATCCCGACCTGCCGACCGTTCAGGTCGACGCCGACCAGATTCGCCAGGTCGCAATCAATCTGATTCTCAATGCCGGCGGGGCCATGCCGTCCGGCGGTAAGTTGACAATCACGACGACAACTGAAGACACCAGCGCCCTGATCACATTTACAGATACCGGCTGCGGCATCAGGGAAGAAGATCTGGATGAGGTCTTCGAGCCATTCTTTACCACCAAGGAACGTGGTACCGGCCTAGGCCTGGCAATCACCAGACAAATCATTGATCAGCACCAGGGGACAATCGGAATTATCAGCGAGCCAGGACGCGGAACAACCATCAGTATCGAGCTGCCATTCGTACGAGAGGTTATCTAG